The following are from one region of the Nostoc cf. commune SO-36 genome:
- a CDS encoding threonine aldolase family protein, giving the protein MSSQLEQFASDNSSGICPEALEYMIRANQGSVPAYGNDEWTQKATDYFRELFEIDCEVFFTFNGTAANSLSLAALCQSYHSVICHETSHIETDECGAPEFASNGSKLLLAQGKNGKLTSEAIETIVTKRTDIHYPKPKVISITQSTELGTLYSIEELLSIKEVANKHNLKVHMDGARFSNAVAAMNKSPAEITWKAGVDVLCFCGTKNGMALGEAILFFNKTLAEDFDYRCKQAGQLASKMRFISAPWLGLLETGAWLKNARYANQCAEYLENQLLNIEGVDLMFPREANAVFVKLPEEVIHSLKAKNWQFYTFIGVGGVRFMCSWNTTQSRIDELISDIKNATIDKN; this is encoded by the coding sequence ATGAGTAGCCAATTAGAACAGTTTGCAAGTGATAATTCCTCTGGCATTTGTCCTGAAGCTCTGGAATATATGATTAGAGCAAATCAAGGTAGTGTTCCAGCTTATGGAAATGATGAATGGACTCAAAAAGCTACAGATTATTTTCGGGAACTCTTTGAAATTGATTGTGAAGTATTTTTTACCTTTAATGGTACAGCCGCAAATTCTTTATCTTTAGCTGCTCTTTGTCAGTCATATCATAGCGTCATTTGTCATGAAACATCTCATATAGAAACAGATGAGTGTGGCGCACCTGAGTTTGCATCTAATGGCTCTAAGCTGCTACTTGCTCAAGGTAAAAATGGTAAATTAACATCAGAGGCTATAGAAACAATTGTCACTAAACGCACTGATATTCATTATCCCAAACCTAAAGTTATTAGCATTACCCAATCTACTGAATTAGGAACTTTATATTCTATTGAGGAACTTTTAAGTATTAAAGAAGTTGCGAACAAGCACAACTTAAAGGTTCACATGGATGGCGCTCGTTTTTCGAATGCAGTTGCTGCTATGAATAAAAGCCCTGCTGAAATTACTTGGAAAGCTGGAGTAGATGTATTGTGTTTTTGTGGTACAAAAAATGGCATGGCATTAGGTGAAGCAATTCTTTTCTTCAACAAAACCTTAGCAGAGGATTTTGATTATCGATGCAAACAAGCAGGTCAGCTAGCCTCAAAAATGCGGTTTATTTCTGCTCCCTGGTTGGGTTTATTAGAAACTGGTGCTTGGCTCAAAAATGCTAGATATGCCAATCAATGTGCTGAATATCTAGAAAATCAACTATTAAACATAGAAGGCGTTGATTTGATGTTTCCTAGAGAAGCCAATGCCGTGTTTGTTAAATTACCTGAAGAAGTTATTCACAGCTTAAAAGCGAAGAATTGGCAGTTTTATACATTCATTGGTGTAGGAGGTGTACGTTTTATGTGTTCTTGGAACACTACTCAATCAAGGATTGATGAATTGATTAGTGATATTAAAAATGCGACTATTGACAAAAACTAA
- a CDS encoding helix-turn-helix domain-containing protein: MNPINQAILESLRSSEKTAGELKDIFNCSYSVLDKALQDLLDAQEIEAGWSNDDCSAKIYRLKRQQQSSIKT, from the coding sequence ATGAATCCTATTAATCAGGCTATTTTAGAATCCCTGCGTTCTAGTGAGAAAACGGCTGGAGAATTAAAAGACATATTTAATTGTAGTTACAGCGTACTTGATAAAGCATTGCAGGATCTTCTTGACGCACAGGAGATTGAAGCAGGATGGAGTAATGATGATTGTTCAGCAAAAATTTATCGGCTCAAGCGCCAGCAACAATCGAGCATAAAGACATGA
- the galT gene encoding galactose-1-phosphate uridylyltransferase, with amino-acid sequence MYSHKLLKPDGRKLKLYSRYPITSQLEAPSPSNEPVQANPHLRWHPLRGEWVAYASHRQGRTFMPPPEYNPLAPTTNPDFPTELPQGKYDVAVFDNRFPSLIPTANNPPDTIVETLPANGACEVVVFTQDARATLSSLELEHLDLLLEVWGDRTRELGLNPQIQYVLPFENKGVEVGVTLHHPHGQIYAYPFIPPVPARMLSMQQEYYEKHHRGLLQDLIQKEIADNQRIIYEDEYAIAFVPVCARYPYEVWIAPKEPVSNFMGLTPEQRWGLAKALKTVTLKYDGLWNRPFPYLMAWFGAPTDGLAHPEAHLHAEFFPPYRTSERLKYLAGTELAAGMFANDALPEEKAKELQAVMVNIEEPISA; translated from the coding sequence ATGTACTCCCACAAGCTGTTAAAGCCGGACGGACGCAAACTCAAGTTATACAGTCGCTACCCAATTACTAGTCAGTTAGAAGCCCCTAGCCCTAGTAACGAGCCAGTGCAAGCTAATCCCCACCTGCGCTGGCATCCCTTGCGGGGTGAATGGGTAGCTTATGCTAGTCACCGTCAAGGGCGGACATTCATGCCGCCCCCAGAATACAACCCCCTTGCACCTACCACCAACCCTGACTTTCCTACGGAACTACCCCAAGGTAAGTATGATGTGGCAGTGTTCGATAACCGCTTTCCCTCATTGATTCCGACAGCGAACAATCCACCCGATACCATCGTGGAAACGTTACCAGCTAATGGAGCCTGTGAGGTAGTGGTTTTTACTCAAGATGCCCGTGCCACCTTGAGTTCCTTAGAGTTAGAACATTTAGATTTGCTGTTAGAAGTGTGGGGCGATCGCACCCGTGAACTAGGGCTAAATCCCCAAATTCAGTACGTGCTGCCCTTTGAAAATAAAGGTGTAGAGGTGGGTGTAACATTGCACCATCCTCACGGGCAAATTTACGCCTATCCTTTTATACCGCCTGTTCCGGCGCGGATGCTGTCAATGCAGCAGGAGTATTATGAAAAACATCACCGGGGTTTACTGCAAGACTTGATTCAGAAGGAGATTGCAGACAACCAACGGATTATTTATGAAGATGAGTATGCGATCGCATTTGTCCCGGTATGCGCTCGTTACCCCTATGAAGTTTGGATTGCACCAAAAGAGCCAGTTAGCAATTTTATGGGACTTACCCCAGAACAACGTTGGGGACTTGCCAAAGCGTTAAAAACTGTCACTCTTAAATATGACGGCTTGTGGAATCGTCCGTTTCCTTACTTGATGGCTTGGTTTGGTGCGCCAACTGATGGTTTAGCCCATCCAGAAGCGCATTTACACGCCGAGTTTTTTCCCCCATATCGGACAAGCGAAAGGCTGAAGTATCTTGCGGGAACCGAACTTGCAGCAGGGATGTTTGCCAATGATGCTTTACCAGAGGAAAAAGCGAAGGAGCTACAAGCTGTGATGGTAAATATTGAAGAGCCGATTTCAGCGTGA
- a CDS encoding glycoside hydrolase family 2 protein: MRLLDMVNHEVKLPSKTNSNFADLAVTAHPRPLLKRSEWHNLNGLWKFAFDDQGKCIEPSDLTQWSHHIEVPFAPESTKSGIGDRGFHANCWYEREFDTPPGDGRLLLHFGAVDYHARVWVNDKYIGEHEGGHTSFSLDITRALNDSGTTKVTVWAQDDPHDLAKPRGKQDWQLQPHSIWYPRTSGIWQTVWLERVGEAYIGNLRWIPDCERWEIGFELGLAGDLPTSGVRVKIKLSAGDRVLANDTYEVFNGEISRRIVLGDPGIDDCRNELLWSPEKPTLINAEIQLWDKDRLVDEVQSYTAMRTVSIQRDRFMLNGRPYYLRLVLDQGYWPDTLMTPPNDEALRRDVELVKAMGFNGVRKHQKIEDPRFLYWADVLGLLVWEEMPSAYRFTPKAVERMTREWTEIIKRDVSHPCIVAWVPFNESWGVPNLVETAAHRNYVLAMYHLTKTLDPTRPVIGNDGWESTDTDILAIHDYERQPERLAHRYRPDIQISDLFERSRPGGRILTLDNYPHQGQPVMLTEFGGIAYAPLDQPNADQAWGYENCSNISELEKKYATLLKTVNDIELFSGFCYTQLTDTFQEANGLLYGDRTPKFPIEAIRAATLSGQGLCTPTSC, encoded by the coding sequence ATGAGATTGTTAGATATGGTAAATCATGAGGTTAAATTACCCTCTAAAACTAATAGTAATTTTGCGGACTTAGCAGTAACAGCACACCCTCGGCCATTGTTAAAACGCTCAGAGTGGCACAATTTAAACGGGCTGTGGAAATTTGCATTTGATGACCAAGGCAAATGCATTGAACCCAGCGATTTAACCCAATGGTCTCATCATATAGAAGTTCCTTTCGCACCGGAATCTACCAAAAGTGGGATTGGCGATCGCGGGTTTCATGCAAACTGCTGGTACGAGCGTGAATTTGATACACCACCAGGGGACGGGAGATTACTTTTACATTTTGGCGCTGTGGATTATCACGCTCGTGTGTGGGTAAACGATAAATACATCGGCGAGCATGAAGGCGGACACACCTCTTTCAGCCTCGATATTACCCGTGCCTTAAATGACAGTGGTACAACCAAGGTGACAGTGTGGGCGCAAGACGATCCGCACGACCTCGCTAAACCTCGTGGTAAACAGGATTGGCAGTTGCAACCCCATAGTATTTGGTATCCTCGTACAAGTGGTATTTGGCAGACAGTCTGGCTGGAGCGCGTAGGCGAGGCTTATATCGGTAATCTTCGTTGGATTCCCGACTGCGAACGGTGGGAAATTGGATTTGAACTTGGGTTGGCTGGTGATTTACCTACTTCAGGTGTACGAGTTAAAATTAAACTCAGTGCTGGCGATCGCGTGTTAGCAAACGATACTTATGAAGTATTCAATGGCGAAATTAGTCGCCGCATTGTTTTGGGCGATCCGGGTATTGACGACTGCCGCAATGAATTACTGTGGAGTCCAGAAAAGCCGACGCTGATAAATGCTGAAATTCAGCTATGGGATAAAGATCGTCTTGTAGATGAAGTGCAATCTTATACAGCAATGCGAACTGTCAGCATTCAGCGTGATCGCTTTATGCTCAACGGTCGCCCCTACTATCTACGCCTAGTTCTCGACCAAGGTTACTGGCCTGATACATTAATGACTCCACCCAATGACGAAGCATTGCGACGTGATGTAGAACTCGTCAAAGCTATGGGTTTTAACGGAGTACGCAAACACCAAAAAATTGAAGACCCCCGCTTTTTATATTGGGCAGACGTCTTAGGGTTGTTAGTATGGGAGGAGATGCCTAGCGCTTACCGCTTCACGCCGAAAGCCGTGGAACGCATGACCCGTGAGTGGACGGAAATCATTAAGCGAGATGTTAGCCATCCTTGTATTGTGGCGTGGGTGCCGTTTAATGAATCTTGGGGAGTGCCAAATTTGGTTGAGACAGCAGCTCACCGTAACTACGTGTTAGCAATGTATCACCTAACTAAAACTCTCGACCCAACTCGCCCAGTAATTGGTAACGATGGTTGGGAAAGTACGGATACCGACATCCTCGCTATTCACGACTATGAACGCCAGCCTGAGCGATTAGCCCATCGCTACAGACCGGATATTCAGATATCAGATTTATTTGAGCGTAGCCGCCCTGGAGGTCGTATCCTCACCTTAGACAATTATCCCCATCAGGGACAACCAGTGATGTTGACCGAGTTTGGTGGGATTGCCTACGCCCCTCTTGATCAACCTAATGCAGATCAAGCTTGGGGATATGAAAACTGCTCGAATATTTCCGAATTAGAAAAGAAATACGCTACTCTGCTCAAAACAGTTAATGACATTGAGCTATTTAGCGGATTCTGTTACACACAATTAACAGATACCTTCCAAGAAGCTAACGGTTTATTGTACGGCGATCGCACTCCCAAATTTCCCATTGAGGCGATCCGCGCTGCAACCCTCTCAGGACAAGGATTATGTACTCCCACAAGCTGTTAA
- a CDS encoding KAP family NTPase, with protein sequence MAQTEINDISADSSLVDPEKDLLGYANFAKYLADSICKMTFPEGFVIAVYGSWNSGKSTLLNFVVHYLQQKPDEEQPIIVPFNPWLLSGHENITRRFFDQLQNVLSKESSVPKGLKERLADFATIISDIPLPYAQTGKALATLLDDKDKEAAQLKEEVEDTLVQQQRRIVVTIDDIDRLAAEDIKQLFRIFKAMRNFTNVVYLLVFDKEVIVKTIADSKETSGEAYLEKIIQVSFELPLPDKTSLRRLLFDKLDNIFAQAPKQRINQVRWGDIYFQAIDHFITNIRDIVRFVNTLTVTYPPVKDEVNPVDFIAIESLRVFCPKIYSASRYYAIQFFLLPLS encoded by the coding sequence ATGGCACAGACGGAAATTAACGATATATCGGCAGATAGCTCCTTAGTTGATCCTGAAAAAGACCTGCTAGGATATGCCAACTTCGCCAAATATCTAGCAGACAGCATTTGCAAAATGACCTTTCCTGAAGGCTTCGTTATTGCAGTTTACGGTTCTTGGAACTCTGGCAAATCTACACTATTAAACTTTGTAGTTCACTATCTTCAGCAAAAGCCAGATGAGGAGCAACCAATCATTGTTCCTTTTAATCCCTGGTTATTATCTGGACACGAAAATATTACAAGGCGCTTTTTTGACCAGTTACAAAACGTTTTAAGCAAAGAGTCATCTGTGCCAAAAGGTTTGAAAGAGAGACTCGCTGATTTTGCCACCATTATTTCAGACATTCCTCTACCTTATGCTCAAACTGGCAAAGCATTAGCAACATTATTAGATGATAAGGACAAGGAAGCTGCCCAATTAAAAGAAGAAGTAGAAGATACGTTAGTACAGCAACAGCGCCGAATAGTCGTCACAATTGACGATATTGATCGGTTAGCTGCTGAAGATATCAAGCAGTTATTTCGTATTTTTAAAGCAATGCGGAATTTTACTAACGTTGTTTATCTTCTGGTCTTTGACAAAGAAGTTATCGTGAAAACAATTGCAGATAGTAAAGAAACATCTGGAGAAGCATATTTAGAAAAAATTATACAAGTGAGTTTTGAGTTACCTCTTCCGGATAAAACCTCACTTCGCAGGTTGCTTTTTGACAAGCTTGATAATATATTTGCTCAAGCACCAAAACAACGAATTAACCAAGTTCGCTGGGGTGATATTTACTTTCAAGCAATAGATCATTTTATTACTAATATCCGCGATATTGTTCGTTTTGTTAACACTTTAACAGTGACGTATCCACCAGTAAAAGATGAAGTAAATCCTGTTGATTTCATTGCTATTGAGTCTTTGCGAGTCTTTTGCCCAAAGATATACAGCGCTTCCCGCTATTATGCAATACAGTTTTTCTTATTGCCTCTCTCCTAA
- a CDS encoding MFS transporter: MVQPQEDEISVEANSLPPVPIQEISEDRALTETVLFPTPKLFLKISKPEIRQSLKALTYESVFATVLYSIIGGALLSNFLLELGAGPAEIGLLAAIPQMVNLLQPLGAYLVNRSTSFRWYFLCIFIPSRLLWLILLPAIVLVTSSHITGHEVIQLTLAILLVANIIEAFGRAPWLGWSAVLVPQSLRGRYFGFRNSILGLTNLICVPLLGLAVSVWPGGTLQGYGTVLVLGIVLGLNQCGLSVLDD, from the coding sequence ATGGTTCAGCCCCAAGAAGATGAAATTTCAGTAGAAGCTAATTCTCTTCCCCCTGTCCCCATTCAAGAAATATCAGAGGATAGAGCATTAACAGAGACGGTACTTTTCCCAACTCCAAAACTGTTTCTCAAAATTTCTAAACCAGAAATTCGCCAAAGTCTCAAGGCGTTAACTTATGAGAGTGTCTTTGCTACGGTTCTTTATAGTATTATCGGCGGTGCGTTGCTCAGTAATTTCTTGCTAGAGTTAGGCGCTGGCCCAGCCGAAATTGGTCTACTCGCTGCTATTCCTCAGATGGTGAATCTGCTCCAACCACTAGGAGCGTATTTGGTAAACCGAAGTACCAGCTTCCGTTGGTATTTTCTATGTATTTTCATTCCGTCGCGGCTGCTGTGGTTGATTCTTCTACCAGCAATTGTGTTGGTTACTTCATCTCATATCACTGGACACGAAGTAATACAGTTGACATTGGCAATTCTCTTGGTAGCTAATATTATCGAAGCTTTTGGTCGTGCGCCTTGGCTTGGGTGGTCAGCTGTGTTAGTACCTCAGTCGTTGCGGGGGCGGTATTTTGGTTTTCGCAATAGTATTCTCGGCTTGACAAACCTTATTTGTGTTCCTCTGCTAGGTCTAGCAGTATCGGTTTGGCCTGGTGGAACCCTTCAAGGTTATGGCACAGTCTTGGTTTTAGGAATTGTGCTAGGGCTAAATCAGTGTGGGCTGTCAGTTCTGGATGACTGA
- a CDS encoding MFS transporter — protein sequence MTDINPQLLKVGDLDTSQPHPQGIDFSFFKDANFLRFVFYLSIWCFAVNISAPFFNLYMLDNLDIDISVVTIYHGLGTGANMLMLLLWGKLADRIGNRPLLLLVGVFVAVTPLLWLGVGSDRISFWIWLPLLHVLAGATWAAIDLCS from the coding sequence ATGACTGATATAAATCCACAGCTTTTAAAAGTTGGAGATTTAGACACATCACAGCCGCACCCGCAGGGAATAGATTTTAGCTTTTTTAAAGATGCTAATTTTTTGAGGTTTGTGTTTTACCTGAGCATCTGGTGCTTTGCTGTCAACATCAGCGCTCCTTTCTTTAACCTTTATATGCTGGATAACCTAGATATAGATATTAGTGTGGTAACTATTTATCACGGCTTGGGAACGGGTGCAAATATGCTAATGCTGCTTTTGTGGGGCAAACTGGCCGACCGGATTGGGAATCGCCCGCTACTGTTATTAGTGGGAGTCTTTGTGGCGGTAACACCTCTGCTGTGGTTGGGAGTAGGAAGCGATCGCATTTCTTTTTGGATTTGGTTGCCCTTGTTACACGTACTAGCTGGCGCGACGTGGGCGGCAATTGATTTGTGTAGCTAA
- a CDS encoding ATP-grasp domain-containing protein, protein MSKYDFHYFQGSTLSDLFAEDITDTSYGFILNYPATASWAAYPNRKKHFIQDGSSEATKTSFDKICQKEPWKNLAVLGDRIPEIVIMPPLKSLLEYWQEHLGFSNSSIEMMDCSTYLDDLSHSDTFDKLISLFPFDHLKPEKHAVDPDIHYCLLSKVTLNELGVQCPKYESYNLHQVNLKDIQLPQFPYLIKTSHGLSGEGTYIIKSPSDLNYCLEEIRKYLDIKLLDTIIVSEFVKNEVQNYCVQFYVNKAGEITLIGTTRQLVTPEGNYLGGLIDYRNTDMSKFFEMIAAIGQYAHKQGYFGVIGFDVLEDRDGELYAIDANFRVNGSTPLCLQRHTLLGLGKEVGKYSSDYRMEGTLDSILVTLKPELDRKDLIILSALEKVKYGKIYTEIYAIATGESIEEMQHIEQKLQDKGLQSLF, encoded by the coding sequence ATGTCAAAATACGACTTTCATTATTTTCAAGGAAGTACTCTTTCTGATCTCTTTGCTGAAGATATCACAGATACATCTTATGGGTTTATTTTAAATTACCCTGCAACTGCGAGTTGGGCTGCTTATCCCAACCGGAAAAAACATTTTATTCAAGATGGCAGTAGTGAAGCCACCAAAACCTCCTTTGATAAGATTTGCCAAAAAGAACCTTGGAAAAATCTAGCTGTGTTAGGCGATCGCATTCCCGAAATTGTGATTATGCCACCGCTAAAGTCGCTACTTGAATACTGGCAAGAGCATTTGGGCTTCAGCAACTCCAGTATTGAAATGATGGATTGCTCGACTTATTTGGATGACCTCAGCCACAGCGATACTTTTGATAAACTCATTAGTCTATTTCCCTTTGATCACCTCAAACCTGAAAAACACGCTGTTGATCCAGACATCCATTACTGCTTACTCAGCAAAGTAACGCTAAACGAATTGGGTGTGCAATGTCCGAAATACGAGAGTTATAATCTGCACCAAGTTAATCTCAAAGACATTCAGTTACCACAATTCCCCTATTTAATCAAAACATCGCACGGACTCTCAGGAGAAGGCACTTATATCATCAAAAGTCCCAGCGATTTGAACTACTGCCTTGAGGAAATCAGGAAATATCTTGATATTAAATTGCTGGATACGATTATTGTCTCAGAGTTCGTCAAGAATGAGGTGCAGAATTACTGCGTACAATTCTATGTCAACAAGGCGGGAGAGATAACCCTCATCGGTACTACTAGACAACTTGTCACTCCAGAAGGCAATTATTTAGGGGGACTGATTGACTACCGCAACACTGACATGAGCAAGTTCTTTGAGATGATTGCTGCCATTGGTCAGTATGCTCACAAACAGGGTTATTTCGGCGTGATTGGGTTCGATGTCCTGGAAGATCGAGACGGAGAACTTTATGCGATCGATGCCAATTTTCGAGTCAATGGCTCAACTCCTCTGTGTTTGCAGCGTCATACCTTACTGGGATTAGGAAAGGAAGTAGGTAAATATTCTAGTGACTACCGCATGGAAGGGACGTTGGATTCAATTTTAGTGACCTTAAAACCAGAACTAGATCGCAAAGACTTGATTATCCTGTCGGCTTTAGAGAAGGTGAAATACGGAAAAATCTACACCGAAATTTATGCGATCGCTACTGGAGAATCTATCGAAGAAATGCAGCATATCGAGCAGAAGTTACAGGATAAGGGATTACAATCGCTCTTTTAA
- a CDS encoding isoaspartyl peptidase/L-asparaginase family protein has translation MTLAIIVHGGAKTITDDKVAANNAGCTAAVEAGWAVLISGGSAAEAVEAAIRVLETDQTFNASLGATLNSDGEVELDAAIMEGSLSWGAVAAVQGIRHPISVARKVMDDKPRLLVARGAERFSADSGAEMCKKENLITNEQWQEWKEDQKVIDRPNTVGCVALDASGILAAGTSTGGTTKQQQGRVGDTALVGSGLYADNKFGGCSTTGDGESIIPVVLAKTAVDFLSGDRHPEEAAQMAIDTLVSKVEGEAGCILIDRQGRVGWAYNSSHMACAYMTEGQDKVAVFTKK, from the coding sequence ATGACACTGGCTATCATTGTTCATGGTGGAGCAAAAACCATCACAGACGATAAAGTTGCAGCCAACAATGCAGGCTGTACAGCAGCAGTAGAAGCTGGTTGGGCTGTGCTAATCAGTGGAGGTAGCGCCGCAGAAGCTGTTGAAGCAGCTATTCGAGTTCTGGAAACTGACCAGACATTTAACGCCAGTCTTGGCGCAACTCTCAACAGCGACGGAGAGGTGGAATTAGATGCGGCAATCATGGAAGGCTCATTAAGTTGGGGAGCAGTTGCAGCAGTTCAGGGCATCCGCCATCCAATCTCGGTTGCACGGAAGGTTATGGATGACAAACCCAGGCTACTAGTGGCGCGAGGCGCAGAACGCTTTTCCGCAGACTCCGGAGCCGAAATGTGTAAAAAAGAAAACTTGATTACTAATGAACAGTGGCAGGAGTGGAAGGAGGATCAAAAAGTTATTGATCGCCCCAACACTGTAGGTTGTGTAGCTTTGGATGCTAGCGGCATCCTAGCTGCTGGCACTTCAACTGGTGGTACTACGAAGCAGCAACAAGGTCGCGTTGGTGACACTGCCCTTGTTGGCTCTGGTTTGTACGCTGATAATAAATTCGGCGGTTGCTCAACAACAGGTGATGGCGAGTCAATTATCCCCGTGGTTTTGGCTAAAACTGCGGTCGATTTTTTGAGTGGAGACAGACACCCAGAAGAAGCCGCACAGATGGCAATTGATACTTTGGTTTCTAAAGTTGAAGGTGAAGCTGGGTGCATCCTCATAGACCGTCAAGGACGCGTTGGTTGGGCGTATAACTCATCACACATGGCTTGCGCTTATATGACCGAAGGACAAGACAAGGTGGCTGTTTTTACTAAGAAATAA
- the hflX gene encoding GTPase HflX, with the protein MSKINQADRLITPEFAQDLATITQQIHHPICCYINRRGQIIRISVGTPHQTQIPPEELPRRSAERLSGIRCVATQLKSAPPDEAALIATMRQRLDALVVLTVIDSQVKEAFLTYLYPDAESPWVISPPLSLDDITEEEFDVLVEEWEREITEAGPGIFLSQEIVSGQDRVLLVGVHTEDVSVQRFEDGLAELVRLVESAKGIVLDTMRQKRDRIHPQTVVGKGKIEEITLLAQKVRANLIVFDRDISASQARNLEQEIGIRVIDRTELILDIFAQRARTQEGKLQVELAQLEYMLPRLRGRGQEMSRLGAGIGTRGPGETKLETERRTIQRRIGQLQEQVNQLQVHRARIRQQRQQQEIPVLALVGYTNAGKSTLLNVLTNAEIYTADQLFATLDPTTRKVVITEPETQERRSILLTDTVGFIHELPPALLDAFRATLEEVVEASAMIHVVDLSHPAWESHIESVLEILEEMPEIPEKSLIAFNKVDQVDSETLARVQQEYPDAVFISATQRLGLETLKMRSLQLIDEPMKTIAVPQNSY; encoded by the coding sequence ATGAGCAAAATCAACCAAGCAGATAGATTAATTACGCCAGAATTTGCTCAAGATTTAGCTACAATCACTCAACAAATTCATCACCCGATTTGTTGTTATATCAATCGGCGGGGACAGATTATCCGAATTTCTGTAGGAACACCCCATCAAACTCAGATTCCGCCTGAAGAATTACCCCGACGCAGTGCAGAACGCTTGAGCGGAATTCGTTGTGTTGCTACTCAATTGAAATCAGCACCTCCTGATGAAGCAGCGTTGATTGCAACGATGCGTCAGCGTTTAGATGCTCTTGTAGTGTTAACCGTCATTGATAGCCAAGTAAAAGAAGCTTTCCTAACTTACCTTTACCCCGATGCTGAAAGTCCTTGGGTAATTTCACCTCCTCTAAGTTTGGATGACATAACCGAAGAAGAATTTGATGTTTTAGTTGAAGAATGGGAGAGAGAAATTACTGAAGCAGGGCCTGGAATATTCCTATCTCAAGAAATTGTATCCGGTCAAGACAGGGTGCTGCTGGTAGGGGTACACACAGAAGATGTATCTGTGCAACGGTTTGAAGATGGACTTGCAGAACTAGTGCGTTTAGTCGAAAGCGCTAAGGGTATTGTACTCGATACAATGCGGCAAAAGCGCGATCGCATCCATCCTCAAACAGTAGTTGGTAAGGGAAAAATTGAAGAAATCACCCTTTTGGCTCAAAAAGTAAGAGCTAATCTAATCGTTTTTGACCGAGATATTTCTGCATCTCAAGCCCGTAACTTAGAACAAGAGATTGGCATCCGAGTTATAGATCGCACAGAACTAATTCTGGATATTTTCGCTCAACGCGCTCGCACTCAAGAGGGTAAATTACAAGTAGAGTTGGCGCAACTCGAATATATGTTACCTCGGCTACGCGGTCGTGGACAGGAAATGTCTCGATTAGGTGCAGGGATCGGTACGCGAGGCCCTGGTGAAACAAAACTAGAGACAGAACGGCGAACAATTCAACGGCGAATTGGTCAACTACAGGAACAAGTGAACCAATTACAAGTACATCGCGCCCGTATCAGACAACAACGACAACAGCAAGAAATTCCAGTTCTGGCATTAGTTGGCTATACCAATGCTGGTAAATCTACTCTGCTAAATGTGTTAACTAATGCAGAAATTTACACCGCAGATCAACTATTTGCGACCCTCGACCCAACAACCCGCAAGGTGGTAATTACAGAACCAGAAACACAAGAACGCAGGTCGATTCTGCTCACAGATACTGTAGGGTTTATTCACGAACTCCCGCCAGCACTGCTCGATGCGTTTCGCGCCACATTGGAAGAAGTAGTTGAGGCTTCGGCCATGATTCATGTTGTAGATTTGTCCCATCCAGCTTGGGAAAGTCATATTGAGAGTGTGCTGGAAATACTCGAAGAAATGCCTGAGATTCCCGAAAAAAGTTTGATTGCTTTTAATAAAGTTGACCAAGTAGATAGCGAAACCTTGGCTAGAGTTCAACAAGAGTATCCCGATGCTGTGTTTATATCAGCAACCCAGCGCTTGGGTTTAGAGACTTTAAAAATGCGATCGCTACAACTAATTGACGAACCCATGAAGACGATTGCAGTCCCACAAAATTCATACTAA